One Brassica oleracea var. oleracea cultivar TO1000 chromosome C7, BOL, whole genome shotgun sequence genomic window carries:
- the LOC106304464 gene encoding alkane hydroxylase MAH1, with protein MAFLSLFEISIAFLCFFLFRHFLINKKPHRLCPTNWPFLGMIPGLLVEIHRVYDFITEILEVTNLTYFCKGPCYAGLDMLVTVDPSNIHHIMSSNFSNYPKGPEFKKLFDVLGDGIFNADSELWKDLRKSAQSMMMHPEFQRFSLATSMSKLEKGLVPLLDHVAKEKLVVNLEDVFQRFTFDTTCVLATGYDPGCLSVEMPEIEFARALDDAEEAIFFRHVKPEILWKMESFIGLGDEKKMTKARATFDRVCSKYIASKRDEVITNMDSPPPASRDLLTSYMNLETTKYKLLDPSDDRFLRDTILTFMLAGRDTTGSGLTWLFWLLLKFPEAMAKIRQEIKTVLSPKTKTDDDSDSDSFNPQELKKLLYLHGAICEALRLYPPVPFQHKSPTKTDVLPSGHKVEANSKILFCLYSLGRMKTVWGEDALEFKPERWVSESGKSVHEPSYKFLSFNAGPRTCLGKEVALTQMKSVAVKIIQNYEIKMVEGQKIEPAPSVILHTKHGLKVTVTKTCLV; from the coding sequence ATGGCTTTCCTAAGCTTGTTTGAAATCTCCATTGCTTTCCTTTGCTTTTTCCTCTTTAGACATTTCTTGATCAATAAGAAACCTCACCGTCTATGTCCCACAAACTGGCCTTTCCTCGGTATGATTCCTGGTTTACTCGTCGAAATCCACCGTGTTTACGACTTCATAACCGAGATTCTCGAGGTCACAAACTTAACCTACTTTTGCAAAGGCCCGTGTTACGCGGGCCTCGACATGTTGGTGACGGTTGATCCTTCTAACATCCACCACATCATGAGCTCAAACTTCTCAAACTACCCTAAAGGTCCCGAGTTCAAGAAGCTATTCGACGTTTTGGGAGATGGGATTTTCAACGCCGATTCAGAGCTGTGGAAGGATCTGAGGAAGTCAGCTCAAAGCATGATGATGCATCCTGAGTTTCAAAGGTTTTCATTAGCTACAAGCATGAGTAAGCTAGAGAAAGGGCTTGTCCCACTTCTTGACCATGTCGCTAAAGAGAAACTCGTTGTGAACTTGGAAGATGTTTTCCAACGGTTCACGTTCGACACTACGTGTGTTTTAGCGACCGGGTATGATCCAGGTTGTCTCTCGGTTGAGATGCCGGAAATAGAGTTTGCGAGAGCTTTAGACGATGCAGAGGAAGCCATATTCTTCAGACACGTCAAGCCGGAGATCTTGTGGAAGATGGAAAGCTTCATTGGTTTAGGAGATGAGAAGAAGATGACGAAGGCTCGTGCCACTTTTGATCGTGTTTGCTCCAAGTACATAGCTTCAAAGAGAGATGAGGTCATCACAAATATGGATTCTCCTCCTCCTGCTTCTCGAGATTTGCTGACGTCTTACATGAACTTGGAAACCACCAAGTACAAGCTGTTGGATCCTAGTGACGACAGATTCCTTAGAGACACGATCTTGACCTTCATGTTAGCGGGGCGAGACACCACAGGATCTGGACTCACTTGGCTCTTCTGGCTTCTCCTTAAGTTTCCAGAAGCAATGGCCAAGATTCGTCAAGAAATCAAGACAGTTCTATCTCCAAAAACAAAGACCGATGATGATTCTGATTCTGATTCATTCAATCCCCAAGAGTTAAAGAAGTTGTTGTATCTGCATGGTGCAATTTGTGAAGCCCTCAGACTCTATCCACCGGTTCCCTTTCAGCACAAGTCTCCTACCAAAACCGACGTTCTTCCGAGCGGACACAAAGTGGAAGCCAACTCGAAGATTCTGTTCTGTCTTTACTCATTAGGGAGAATGAAAACGGTTTGGGGAGAAGATGCATTGGAGTTTAAACCGGAGAGATGGGTTTCTGAGAGTGGGAAGTCGGTACATGAGCCGTCTTATAAGTTCTTGTCCTTTAACGCTGGTCCAAGAACTTGTTTGGGGAAGGAAGTAGCTTTGACGCAAATGAAGAGTGTGGCTGTGAAAATCATACAAAACTACGAGATTAAGATGGTTGAAGGGCAAAAGATCGAACCAGCTCCTTCTGTTATTCTCCACACAAAACATGGTCTTAAAGTCACAGTCACTAAGACATGTTTGGTCTGA
- the LOC106301142 gene encoding alkane hydroxylase MAH1-like: MALVSLLDISIAFFCFLIFQIFLISKKPHPSFLTNWPFLGMLPGLILEIPRVYDFITEVLEHGNLNYLFKGPFLGGLDMLFTVDPANIHHIMSSNFSNYPKGTEFKKLFDVLGDGIFNVDSELWKDLRKSAQSMMMNPEFQSFSIATSLSKLEKGLVPLLDHVAKEKLVVDLEDIFQRFTFDTTFVLATGYDPGCLSVGMPEIEFARALDDAEEAIFYRHVKPEMVWKIQRLFGLGDELKLKRAHNILDRACFKCISSKRDEISRGTNNIGCKDLLTSYLNVDTTKYKLLNPNDDRFLRDTVLSFMLAGRDTTGSALTWFFWLLCKNEEAITKILQEINKNISPRTKTDDYGSFNPQELKKLVYLHGAICEALRLYPPVPFQHKSPTKTDVLPSGHKVDAGSKILFCLYSLGRMKSVWGEDALEFKPERWITENGTSVHEPSYKFLSFNAGPRTCLGKEVAMMQMKTVAVKIIQNYDIKVVEGHKVEPAPSIILHMKHGLKVTVSKRCLV; this comes from the coding sequence ATGGCTTTGGTAAGTTTACTTGATATCTCAATTGCTTTCTTTTGTTTCCTCATCTTTCAAATTTTCTTGATCAGCAAGAAACCTCACCCCTCCTTTCTCACAAACTGGCCGTTCCTTGGTATGCTTCCCGGTTTGATCCTTGAGATCCCTCGTGTTTATGACTTTATAACCGAGGTTCTTGAGCATGGGAACTTAAACTATCTTTTCAAAGGCCCCTTTTTAGGGGGCCTTGACATGTTGTTCACTGTCGATCCTGCTAATATCCACCACATTATGAGCTCAAACTTCTCTAACTACCCTAAAGGGACCGAGTTCAAGAAGCTATTCGACGTTTTGGGAGATGGGATTTTCAACGTAGATTCAGAGCTGTGGAAGGATCTGAGGAAATCAGCTCAAAGCATGATGATGAATCCAGAGTTTCAAAGCTTTTCAATAGCTACAAGCTTGAGTAAGCTAGAGAAAGGGCTTGTCCCACTTCTTGACCATGTTGCTAAAGAGAAACTCGTTGTGGACTTGGAAGATATTTTCCAAAGATTCACGTTCGACACTACCTTTGTTTTAGCGACCGGGTATGATCCAGGTTGTCTCTCGGTTGGGATGCCAGAAATAGAATTCGCAAGAGCTTTAGACGATGCCGAGGAAGCTATTTTCTACAGACATGTCAAGCCGGAGATGGTGTGGAAGATACAAAGATTGTTTGGGCTTGGAGATGAGTTGAAGCTGAAAAGAGCTCACAACATTCTGGACCGTGCTTGCTTTAAGTGCATATCTTCCAAGAGAGATGAGATAAGCCGTGGGACTAATAATATTGGTTGTAAAGATTTGCTGACGTCTTACTTGAATGTGGACACGACCAAGTACAAGTTGTTGAATCCTAATGATGACAGGTTCCTTAGGGACACGGTCTTGAGCTTCATGTTAGCGGGTAGAGACACCACAGGTTCAGCACTCACTTGGTTCTTCTGGCTTCTATGTAAGAACGAAGAAGCAATAACCAAGATTCTTCAAGAAATCAACAAAAATATATCTCCAAGAACCAAGACTGATGATTATGGTTCATTCAATCCCCAGGAGCTGAAGAAGTTAGTTTATTTACATGGTGCAATTTGTGAAGCCCTAAGGCTCTATCCACCTGTTCCCTTCCAACACAAGTCTCCAACTAAAACCGACGTTCTTCCAAGCGGACACAAAGTCGATGCCGGCTCAAAGATTTTGTTCTGTCTCTATTCATTAGGGAGAATGAAGTCGGTTTGGGGAGAAGATGCATTGGAATTTAAACCGGAGAGATGGATTACTGAGAATGGAACGTCAGTACATGAGCCATCTTATAAGTTCTTATCATTTAACGCAGGTCCAAGAACTTGTCTAGGGAAAGAAGTGGCTATGATGCAAATGAAGACAGTGGCTGTGAAAATCATACAAAACTATGATATTAAGGTCGTTGAAGGGCACAAAGTCGAGCCAGCTCCTTCTATTATTCTCCACATGAAGCATGGTCTTAAAGTCACGGTTTCTAAGAGATGTTTGGTCTGA